The following coding sequences lie in one Steroidobacter denitrificans genomic window:
- the rpoB gene encoding DNA-directed RNA polymerase subunit beta: MAYSFTEKKRIRKGFGKQGSILDVPYLLAIQLDSYRKFLQAEVPEARRSEAGLHAAFKSVFPIVSYSGNALLEYVSYRLGIPVFDVKECQMRGLTYAAPLRVKVRLIVYDKETSTPTKKTVKDIREQEVYLGEMPLMTDNGTFVVNGTERVIVSQLHRSPGVFFDHDRGKTHSSGKLLFSARIIPYRGSWLDFEFDPKDCVYARIDRRRKLPVTIILRALGYTEEQMLDIFFEKNTYYLTKDRIEFELIPARLRGETATFPIRIGEEVIVEEGRRVTARHVRALEQKGVSRLEVPKEYLIGKVLAHDVFDTGTGEILAKANEILTLAIVDKLIEADIEQVHALYVNDLDRGPYISDTLRIDPTRTRLEALVEIYRMMRPGEPPTKDAAENLFQNLFFNPERYDLSAVGRMKFNRRVHREAITGSGVLYDHAHFSKRTDDFSKGLVEQYGETSDIIDVIKELCDIRNGNGLVDDIDHLGNRRVRSVGEMAENAFRIGLVRVERAVKERLTLAESEGLMPQEMINAKPVAAAVKEFFGSSQLSQFMDQNNPLSEVTHKRRVSALGPGGLTRERAGFEVRDVHPTHYGRVCPIETPEGPNIGLINSLSVYARTNDYGFLETPYRKVVDGKVTDEIDYLSAIEESQYVIAQANAVLNEASEFADDLVSCRHLNEFMLSSPDRIQYMDVSPKQIVSVAASLIPFLEHDDANRALMGSNMQRQAVPTLRAETPLVGTGMERAVAIDSGVTVVARRGGVVDSVDASRIVVRVHDAETSADEAGVDIYSLTKYTRSNQNTCINQRPLVKAGDVIARGDVLADGPSTNLGELALGQNLLVAFMPWNGYNFEDSILISERVVHDDRFTTIHIEELTCVARDTKLGPEEITADIPNVGDVALAKLDEAGIAFIGAEVKAGDILVGKVTPKGETQLTPEEKLLRAIFGEKASDVKDTSLRVPPGMDGTVIDVRVFTRDGVEKDSRALSIEKFELEKVRKDLEDQRRILEDDLFQRVRAVLLGKAAEAGPKKFKPGSLVDEAYLSELPREQWLEIRLRDEDDNAAVERTAERLKLQRKEFEKRYEEKRAKITAGDDLAPGVLKMVKVYLAVKRRVQPGDKMAGRHGNKGVVSTIIPVEDMPYTEDGTPVDIVLNPLGVPSRMNIGQILETHLGWAAKGIGLKIGRMLDAMSDGPGHGVGRLREFLDEVYNKTGGQKENLEALDDAEILSLADNLRHGVPMATPVFDGASEQEIKHMLALADLPSSGQTTLFDGRTGERFERSVTVGYMYMLKLNHLVDDKMHARSTGPYSLVTQQPLGGKAQFGGQRFGEMEVWALEAYGASYTLQEMLTVKSDDVTGRTQMYKAIVDGNHEMKAGMPESFNVLVKEIRSLGINMELEQESEK; this comes from the coding sequence ATGGCCTATTCGTTCACCGAGAAAAAGCGCATCCGCAAGGGTTTCGGCAAGCAGGGCAGTATCCTCGACGTGCCCTATCTGCTGGCGATCCAACTGGATTCGTACCGCAAATTCCTGCAAGCGGAGGTGCCGGAGGCGCGCCGCAGCGAAGCCGGACTGCACGCTGCATTCAAAAGCGTGTTTCCGATCGTCAGCTATTCCGGCAATGCGCTGCTCGAGTATGTGAGCTATCGGCTGGGAATTCCGGTGTTCGACGTCAAGGAATGCCAGATGCGCGGTCTGACGTACGCCGCGCCGCTGCGCGTCAAGGTGCGCCTGATCGTTTACGACAAGGAAACGTCGACTCCGACCAAGAAGACGGTCAAGGATATCCGCGAGCAGGAAGTCTATCTGGGTGAAATGCCGCTCATGACCGATAACGGCACGTTCGTCGTGAACGGTACCGAGCGGGTCATCGTCTCCCAGCTGCATCGCAGCCCCGGTGTATTTTTCGATCACGACCGCGGCAAGACCCACAGTTCGGGCAAGCTGCTGTTTTCAGCGCGCATCATTCCGTATCGCGGTTCCTGGCTGGACTTCGAGTTCGACCCGAAGGACTGCGTGTATGCGCGTATCGATCGGCGCCGCAAGCTGCCGGTCACGATCATCCTGCGGGCGCTCGGCTACACCGAGGAGCAGATGCTCGACATCTTTTTCGAAAAGAACACCTACTACCTGACCAAGGACAGGATCGAGTTCGAGCTCATTCCCGCGCGTCTGCGCGGCGAGACCGCGACGTTTCCGATCCGCATCGGCGAGGAGGTCATCGTCGAGGAAGGCCGCCGCGTCACCGCCCGTCATGTGCGCGCCCTGGAGCAAAAGGGCGTGTCGCGCCTGGAAGTGCCGAAGGAATACCTGATCGGCAAGGTACTCGCGCACGACGTGTTCGACACCGGTACAGGCGAGATCCTGGCGAAGGCCAACGAGATTCTGACGCTGGCCATCGTCGATAAGCTGATCGAGGCGGACATCGAACAAGTGCACGCGCTGTACGTGAACGATCTGGATCGCGGTCCGTATATCTCCGACACCCTGCGCATCGATCCGACCCGCACCCGCCTGGAGGCGCTGGTCGAGATCTATCGCATGATGCGTCCCGGCGAACCGCCCACCAAGGATGCGGCCGAGAATCTGTTTCAGAACCTGTTCTTCAATCCGGAACGCTATGATCTGTCGGCCGTGGGCCGCATGAAGTTCAATCGCCGCGTGCATCGCGAAGCGATCACCGGCAGCGGCGTTCTGTATGACCATGCGCACTTTTCCAAGCGTACCGACGATTTCTCGAAAGGACTCGTGGAGCAGTACGGAGAGACATCCGACATCATCGATGTCATCAAGGAACTGTGCGACATCCGCAACGGCAATGGTCTGGTCGACGACATCGATCATCTCGGCAACCGCCGCGTCCGTTCCGTGGGTGAAATGGCGGAGAATGCCTTCCGCATCGGTCTGGTGCGTGTCGAGCGGGCCGTCAAGGAACGCCTGACCCTGGCGGAGTCCGAGGGCCTGATGCCTCAGGAAATGATCAACGCCAAGCCGGTCGCGGCGGCGGTGAAGGAGTTTTTCGGCTCCTCGCAGCTGTCGCAGTTCATGGATCAGAACAATCCGCTCTCGGAAGTCACCCATAAACGCCGCGTTTCCGCGCTCGGCCCAGGCGGGCTGACGCGCGAGCGGGCGGGCTTCGAGGTTCGTGACGTGCATCCGACGCACTATGGCCGCGTGTGCCCGATCGAAACGCCGGAAGGCCCGAACATCGGCCTGATCAATTCCCTGTCGGTCTACGCGCGCACCAACGACTACGGCTTTCTGGAGACGCCGTATCGCAAGGTCGTGGACGGCAAGGTGACCGACGAAATTGACTATCTGTCGGCAATCGAGGAAAGCCAGTACGTCATCGCCCAGGCGAACGCAGTACTGAACGAGGCGTCCGAATTCGCCGATGACCTGGTGTCCTGCCGGCACTTGAACGAGTTCATGCTGTCGAGTCCCGACAGGATCCAGTACATGGATGTATCGCCCAAGCAGATCGTCTCGGTGGCGGCTTCGCTGATCCCGTTCCTGGAGCACGACGACGCCAATCGCGCCTTGATGGGCTCGAACATGCAGCGCCAGGCAGTGCCGACCTTGCGCGCCGAGACGCCGCTGGTGGGTACCGGCATGGAGCGCGCGGTCGCCATCGATTCGGGCGTGACGGTCGTGGCGCGGCGCGGCGGCGTCGTCGACTCCGTCGATGCCTCGCGTATCGTGGTGCGCGTGCACGATGCCGAGACCTCGGCCGACGAGGCCGGCGTGGACATCTATTCGCTGACCAAGTACACCCGTTCCAACCAGAACACCTGCATCAACCAGCGCCCGCTGGTGAAGGCGGGCGATGTGATCGCGCGCGGCGATGTGCTCGCGGACGGCCCCTCGACGAATCTCGGCGAGCTGGCCCTGGGGCAGAATCTGCTGGTGGCCTTCATGCCCTGGAACGGCTACAACTTCGAGGACTCGATTCTGATTTCCGAGCGTGTCGTTCACGACGACCGCTTCACGACGATCCATATCGAGGAACTCACCTGCGTCGCCCGCGACACCAAGTTGGGGCCGGAGGAGATCACCGCCGATATCCCCAACGTAGGCGATGTCGCGCTGGCGAAGCTCGATGAAGCCGGCATTGCCTTCATCGGTGCGGAAGTGAAGGCCGGCGATATCCTGGTCGGCAAGGTCACGCCCAAGGGTGAAACCCAGCTGACGCCGGAGGAGAAGCTGCTGCGGGCGATTTTCGGCGAAAAGGCCTCCGACGTGAAAGACACCTCCCTGCGCGTTCCGCCGGGCATGGACGGCACCGTCATCGACGTGCGGGTGTTCACCCGCGACGGCGTCGAGAAGGACTCGCGCGCCCTGTCGATCGAGAAGTTCGAGCTGGAGAAGGTTCGCAAGGATCTGGAGGATCAGCGGCGCATCCTGGAAGACGATCTGTTCCAGCGTGTGCGCGCCGTATTGCTGGGCAAGGCGGCCGAGGCGGGTCCGAAGAAATTCAAGCCGGGCTCGCTGGTGGATGAAGCCTACTTGTCGGAGCTGCCGCGTGAGCAGTGGCTGGAAATCCGGCTGCGGGACGAGGATGACAATGCGGCGGTCGAGCGTACCGCGGAGCGCCTGAAGCTGCAGCGCAAGGAGTTCGAGAAGCGTTACGAGGAAAAGCGCGCCAAGATCACGGCCGGCGACGATCTGGCTCCGGGCGTGCTCAAGATGGTGAAGGTATACCTGGCCGTGAAGCGCCGCGTGCAGCCCGGCGACAAGATGGCCGGCCGTCACGGCAACAAGGGTGTGGTGTCGACCATCATTCCGGTCGAGGACATGCCCTACACGGAGGACGGCACGCCGGTCGACATCGTGCTCAATCCGCTGGGTGTGCCGTCCCGCATGAATATCGGCCAGATTCTCGAGACGCACCTTGGCTGGGCGGCAAAGGGCATCGGCCTGAAGATCGGCCGCATGCTCGATGCCATGTCCGATGGGCCGGGACACGGCGTGGGCAGGCTCCGGGAGTTCCTTGACGAGGTCTATAACAAGACCGGCGGTCAGAAGGAAAACCTGGAGGCTCTCGACGATGCGGAAATCCTCTCGCTGGCCGACAATCTGCGCCACGGCGTGCCGATGGCGACGCCGGTGTTCGACGGCGCTTCCGAGCAGGAAATCAAGCATATGCTGGCGCTCGCCGACCTGCCTTCCAGCGGCCAGACGACGCTGTTCGACGGCCGTACGGGCGAGCGTTTCGAGCGATCGGTAACGGTCGGTTACATGTACATGCTGAAGCTGAACCACCTGGTCGATGACAAGATGCATGCACGTTCCACCGGTCCGTACTCCCTGGTGACCCAGCAGCCGCTGGGCGGCAAGGCGCAGTTCGGCGGCCAGCGCTTCGGCGAAATGGAGGTATGGGCGCTGGAGGCCTACGGTGCCTCGTACACGCTGCAGGAAATGTTGACCGTCAAGTCCGACGACGTGACCGGCCGCACGCAGATGTACAAGGCGATCGTCGACGGCAATCACGAAATGAAGGCCGGTATGCCCGAATCCTTCAACGTGCTGGTCAAGGAAATCCGCTCGCTGGGCATCAACATGGAACTGGAGCAGGAGAGCGAGAAGTGA
- the rpoC gene encoding DNA-directed RNA polymerase subunit beta', translating into MKDLLKLFKQHTPVENFDSIRIGLASPEMIRSWSFGEVKKPETINYRTFKPERDGLFCAKIFGPVKDYECLCGKYKRLKHRGVVCEKCGVEVTQSKVRRERMGHIELASPTAHIWFLKSLPSRIGLMLDMTLREIERVLYFEAFVVIEPGMTQLQRGQLLTDEMYLEAIEEHGDEFDARMGAEAVFELLKSLDLPAEVLKVREEILGTNSETKIKRLTKRLKLLESFIHSGNKPEWMVLTVLPVLPPDLRPLVPLDGGRFATSDLNDLYRRVINRNNRLRRLLELNAPDIIVRNEKRMLQEAVDALLDNGRRGRAITGTNKRPLKSLADMIKGKQGRFRQNLLGKRVDYSGRSVIVVGPTLRLHQCGLPKKMALELFKPFIFSKLQLRGEASTIKAAKRMVEREGPEVWDILEEVIREHPVMLNRAPTLHRLGIQAFEPVLIEGKAIQLHPLVCTAFNADFDGDQMAVHVPLSLEAQLEARALMMSSNNILSPANGDPIIVPSQDVVLGLYYMTRERVNARGEGMLFADVQEVHRAYETRTAELQAKVKVRVQEYVLQADGSHEQRCRVVDTTVGRALLSEILPKGLSFDAVNRDMTKKAISAAINLCYRSVGLKETVVFADQLMYTGFAYATRAGVSIGVDDMVVPQQKGKILSGAEREVKEIQEQYASGLVTNGERYNKVVDIWSRTNDQVAKAMMDKLGVEESLDAKGQTVVQKSFNSIYMMADSGARGSAAQIRQLAGMRGLMAKPDGSIIETPITANFREGLNAMQYFISTHGARKGLADTALKTANSGYLTRRLVDVAQDLVATELDCGTTNGLMMTPIVEGGDVVEGLGERVLGRVAAEDVYRPSGDAVVIEAGTLIDEKLVKVLEHEGVDQVKVRSPISCETRYGVCAQCYGRDLARGHRINLGEAVGVIAAQSIGEPGTQLTMRTFHIGGAASRAAAANSVEAKGKGAARLHNIKTVHHEKGHWVAISRSGELGIIDEFGRERERYKIPYGATIMVADGDPIESGQILATWDPHTHPVVTEVAGFIKFQDFVDGVTAQSQVDEVTGLSSTVVTDPKQRSSSGKDLRPVVKLVNAKGKEVTFANTDIPAVYALPSGAIVNLEDGAKVSVGDVIARIPQESSKTRDITGGLPRVADLFEARKPKDSAILAEYTGTVSFGKETKGKRRLIITDEQGEKHEELIPKWRRLNVFEGEMIERGEVIADGEPNPHDILRLQGVSSLANYLVREIQDVYRLQGVKINDKHIEVIIRQMLRKVEIAHAGDTNLLRGEQLDRARVTDINERALEEGKIEARIEPVLLGITKASLATESFISAASFQETTRVLTEAAVRGLKDDLRGLKENVIVGRLIPAGTGSFYHQRRRREAAGSAAGFMDVGATATDTEEPVADEAGATAE; encoded by the coding sequence ATGAAAGACTTACTGAAGTTGTTCAAGCAGCATACGCCGGTCGAGAATTTCGACTCGATCCGAATCGGGCTGGCATCGCCGGAAATGATCCGTTCCTGGTCGTTCGGCGAAGTCAAGAAACCCGAGACGATCAATTACCGCACGTTCAAGCCGGAACGCGATGGCCTGTTCTGCGCGAAGATCTTCGGACCGGTGAAGGACTACGAGTGCCTTTGCGGCAAGTACAAGCGCTTGAAGCATCGCGGCGTGGTCTGCGAGAAGTGCGGCGTCGAAGTGACGCAATCCAAGGTCCGCCGCGAGCGCATGGGGCATATCGAGCTTGCCAGCCCCACCGCGCACATCTGGTTCCTCAAATCCCTGCCCTCGCGCATCGGTCTGATGTTGGACATGACCCTGCGCGAGATCGAACGCGTTCTGTATTTCGAAGCATTCGTGGTCATCGAACCCGGCATGACCCAGCTGCAGCGTGGTCAGCTGCTGACCGATGAGATGTATCTCGAGGCGATCGAGGAGCACGGCGACGAGTTTGACGCGCGCATGGGCGCGGAGGCCGTGTTCGAGCTGCTGAAGTCGCTGGATCTGCCGGCGGAGGTGCTCAAGGTTCGCGAGGAGATCCTGGGAACGAATTCGGAGACCAAGATCAAGCGCTTGACCAAGCGGCTGAAGTTGCTGGAGTCGTTCATCCATTCCGGCAACAAGCCTGAGTGGATGGTGCTGACGGTGCTGCCGGTGCTGCCGCCCGATCTGCGTCCGCTGGTGCCCCTGGACGGCGGCCGCTTCGCAACCTCCGATCTGAACGACCTGTATCGCCGCGTCATCAACCGCAACAATCGCCTGCGGCGCCTGCTGGAGCTCAACGCGCCCGACATCATCGTGCGCAACGAAAAGCGCATGCTGCAGGAAGCGGTGGATGCGCTGCTCGACAACGGCCGCCGCGGCCGGGCGATCACCGGCACGAACAAGCGTCCGCTGAAGTCGCTGGCCGACATGATCAAGGGCAAGCAGGGGCGGTTTCGCCAGAACCTGCTGGGCAAGCGCGTGGACTATTCCGGCCGCTCGGTCATCGTGGTCGGTCCGACCCTGCGCCTGCATCAATGCGGCCTGCCCAAGAAGATGGCGCTGGAGCTGTTCAAGCCGTTCATTTTCTCCAAGCTGCAGCTGCGCGGCGAAGCCTCCACCATCAAGGCGGCCAAGCGCATGGTGGAACGCGAGGGCCCGGAGGTCTGGGACATCCTGGAAGAAGTCATTCGCGAACATCCGGTCATGCTCAATCGAGCGCCGACGCTGCACCGCCTCGGCATCCAGGCGTTCGAGCCCGTGCTGATCGAAGGCAAGGCCATCCAACTGCATCCGCTGGTGTGCACGGCGTTCAACGCCGACTTCGACGGTGACCAGATGGCGGTCCATGTGCCGCTGTCGCTGGAGGCGCAGTTGGAGGCCCGTGCGCTGATGATGTCGTCCAACAACATCCTCTCACCCGCCAACGGCGATCCGATCATCGTGCCCTCCCAGGACGTCGTGCTGGGCTTGTACTACATGACCCGCGAGCGCGTGAATGCCCGTGGCGAGGGGATGTTGTTCGCTGATGTGCAGGAGGTCCACCGGGCCTACGAGACCCGCACGGCCGAACTGCAGGCGAAGGTGAAGGTGCGCGTGCAGGAATACGTACTGCAGGCGGACGGCAGTCACGAGCAGCGCTGCCGTGTGGTGGATACGACGGTGGGCCGCGCGCTGCTGTCGGAAATTCTGCCCAAGGGCCTGTCCTTCGACGCGGTCAACCGCGACATGACCAAGAAGGCGATCTCCGCCGCCATCAACCTGTGTTACCGCAGCGTCGGTCTGAAGGAGACCGTCGTCTTCGCCGATCAGCTCATGTACACGGGATTTGCTTATGCCACGCGCGCCGGCGTGTCGATCGGTGTGGACGACATGGTCGTTCCGCAGCAGAAAGGCAAGATCCTGAGCGGCGCGGAACGCGAAGTGAAGGAGATCCAGGAGCAGTACGCTTCCGGCCTGGTCACCAACGGCGAACGCTACAACAAGGTTGTCGATATCTGGTCACGAACCAATGATCAGGTGGCCAAGGCGATGATGGACAAGCTCGGCGTGGAGGAATCGCTCGACGCCAAAGGGCAGACCGTCGTCCAGAAGTCCTTCAACTCGATCTATATGATGGCCGATTCAGGCGCCCGAGGTTCGGCGGCGCAGATTCGCCAGCTTGCCGGCATGCGCGGCCTGATGGCCAAACCGGACGGATCCATCATCGAAACGCCGATCACGGCCAACTTCCGTGAAGGCCTGAACGCGATGCAGTACTTCATCTCCACCCACGGCGCGCGCAAGGGTCTGGCCGATACCGCCCTGAAGACCGCGAACTCCGGCTATTTGACGCGTCGCCTGGTCGATGTGGCGCAGGATCTGGTGGCGACCGAGCTGGATTGCGGTACGACCAACGGGCTGATGATGACTCCCATCGTCGAGGGCGGCGATGTCGTCGAGGGGCTCGGGGAGCGCGTGCTGGGTCGGGTCGCTGCCGAGGACGTCTACCGGCCGAGCGGTGATGCGGTTGTCATCGAAGCCGGCACCCTGATCGATGAAAAACTCGTGAAGGTGCTCGAGCACGAAGGCGTGGACCAGGTGAAGGTGCGTTCGCCGATCAGCTGTGAGACGCGCTACGGCGTCTGCGCCCAGTGTTACGGACGCGATCTGGCCCGCGGTCATCGCATCAACCTCGGCGAGGCGGTCGGCGTGATCGCCGCCCAGTCGATCGGCGAGCCGGGTACGCAGCTGACCATGCGCACCTTCCATATCGGCGGTGCCGCCTCGCGCGCGGCCGCGGCCAACTCGGTCGAAGCGAAGGGCAAGGGCGCCGCGCGTCTGCACAATATCAAGACGGTGCATCATGAAAAGGGGCACTGGGTAGCCATCTCCCGCTCGGGCGAACTCGGCATCATCGACGAGTTCGGCCGCGAGCGTGAGCGCTACAAGATTCCGTACGGCGCAACCATTATGGTGGCCGACGGCGATCCGATCGAGTCCGGACAGATTCTCGCCACCTGGGATCCGCACACTCACCCGGTCGTCACCGAAGTGGCGGGCTTCATCAAGTTCCAGGACTTCGTCGACGGCGTGACGGCCCAGAGCCAGGTGGACGAAGTGACCGGCCTGAGCAGCACGGTCGTGACCGATCCCAAGCAGCGCAGTTCCAGCGGCAAGGACTTGCGTCCGGTCGTGAAGCTGGTGAATGCCAAGGGCAAGGAAGTGACCTTCGCGAATACCGACATCCCGGCGGTCTATGCGCTGCCCAGCGGGGCCATCGTCAACCTCGAGGATGGCGCCAAGGTGTCGGTGGGCGACGTCATTGCCCGTATCCCGCAGGAATCTTCCAAGACCCGTGACATCACCGGCGGTCTGCCTCGCGTCGCGGATCTGTTCGAAGCGCGCAAGCCGAAGGACTCGGCCATTCTGGCCGAGTACACCGGCACGGTGAGCTTCGGTAAGGAAACCAAGGGTAAGCGGCGCCTGATCATCACGGATGAACAAGGCGAGAAACACGAGGAGCTGATTCCGAAATGGCGCCGCTTGAACGTGTTCGAAGGTGAAATGATCGAGCGCGGTGAAGTGATTGCCGACGGCGAACCCAATCCGCACGACATCCTGCGTCTGCAGGGGGTCTCCTCGCTGGCGAACTACCTGGTTCGGGAGATCCAGGATGTCTATCGCCTGCAGGGCGTGAAAATCAACGACAAGCACATCGAGGTGATCATTCGCCAGATGCTTCGCAAGGTCGAGATCGCACATGCCGGCGATACGAATCTGCTGCGCGGCGAGCAGTTGGACCGTGCCCGCGTCACCGATATCAACGAGCGCGCCCTGGAGGAAGGCAAGATCGAGGCGCGCATCGAGCCGGTGCTGCTGGGTATCACCAAGGCGTCGCTGGCGACCGAGTCGTTCATTTCCGCCGCCTCCTTCCAGGAGACCACCCGCGTGCTGACCGAAGCGGCGGTGCGCGGCCTGAAGGACGATCTGCGCGGTTTGAAGGAGAACGTCATTGTCGGCCGGCTTATCCCGGCGGGTACGGGCTCGTTCTATCATCAGCGGCGCAGGCGTGAGGCCGCCGGTTCCGCCGCCGGCTTCATGGATGTCGGCGCCACGGCTACCGATACCGAGGAACCGGTAGCGGACGAGGCGGGGGCCACGGCGGAGTGA
- the rpsL gene encoding 30S ribosomal protein S12 yields MASITQLVRKPRRTPQYKTKVPALASCPQKRGVCTRVYTTTPKKPNSALRKVAKVRLTNGFEVISYIGGEGHNLQEHSVVMIRGGRVKDLPGVRYHTVRGTLDCAGVTDRRQGRSKYGAKRPKK; encoded by the coding sequence ATGGCCAGTATCACTCAGCTCGTTCGCAAGCCGCGGCGCACGCCCCAGTACAAGACCAAGGTTCCGGCGCTGGCGTCCTGCCCCCAGAAGCGCGGGGTATGCACACGTGTGTATACCACCACGCCGAAAAAGCCGAATTCGGCGCTGCGCAAGGTGGCCAAGGTGCGCTTGACCAACGGTTTCGAGGTGATCAGCTACATCGGCGGCGAAGGCCATAATCTGCAGGAACACTCCGTCGTCATGATCCGTGGCGGCCGTGTCAAGGATCTGCCCGGTGTGCGCTACCACACCGTGCGCGGCACCCTGGACTGCGCCGGCGTGACCGATCGGCGCCAGGGACGTTCCAAGTACGGCGCCAAGCGCCCGAAGAAATGA
- the rpsG gene encoding 30S ribosomal protein S7, with translation MSRRASAPTRTILPDPRFNSLLLAKFVNMVMERGKKSVAERIVYGAVDRITEKTGKADEESIELLTAALDNVKPTVEVKSRRVGGATYQVPVEVRATRRQTLAMRWVIEAAQARSEKSMAQRLAGELLDASENRGAAVRKREDTHRMAEANKAFAHYRW, from the coding sequence ATGTCCCGTAGAGCCTCTGCCCCGACCCGTACGATTCTTCCCGACCCGCGCTTCAACAGCCTGCTGCTGGCGAAGTTCGTCAATATGGTCATGGAGCGCGGCAAGAAATCGGTCGCCGAGAGGATTGTCTACGGTGCCGTGGACCGCATCACCGAGAAAACCGGGAAAGCAGACGAGGAATCCATCGAATTGCTGACGGCGGCGCTGGACAACGTCAAGCCGACCGTCGAAGTGAAGAGCCGCCGTGTCGGCGGCGCCACTTATCAAGTTCCCGTCGAAGTGCGAGCCACCCGCCGGCAGACCCTGGCGATGCGCTGGGTCATCGAGGCGGCCCAGGCGCGCAGTGAAAAGTCGATGGCGCAGCGCCTTGCCGGCGAGTTGCTCGATGCCTCGGAGAATCGCGGTGCGGCAGTGCGCAAGCGTGAGGATACGCATCGCATGGCCGAGGCCAACAAGGCCTTTGCACACTATCGCTGGTAA